In one window of Macadamia integrifolia cultivar HAES 741 chromosome 2, SCU_Mint_v3, whole genome shotgun sequence DNA:
- the LOC122072291 gene encoding transcription termination factor MTERF5, chloroplastic isoform X1, translated as MRSFSSIHCAKPSFLPRRFPSFTRELVHTKALDGGVSILALKLLDSLKKQARTYLCLPQRVFIGRAKSAESSADGSISFRTVPSALLIAEKEEAKAVLTLFLKKQGLSNAIATRITNKSDLFIDHLVSRLHAVHKSRYLVGRELTTLEIRDALIPYLESFLEEHGDFLVTMVENFPDPPGKERPISAASPSNSTIDSVKLKAMAQVSDISPGGQLPPRVIYLLDLGLEMEQIKGMTRRFPAFVHYSLEGKIKPLVEFLLNFGIPKSAIPTILNKRPQLCGMSISENLIPTMTYLENLGVDKSQWAKIIQRFPALLTYSRQKLKASIDFFKELGLSGESIGKILTRCPHIISYSVEENLRPTAEYFQSMGVDVAVLLHRSPQTFGLSIEANLKPVTEFFLERGYSMGDVRTMVSRYGALYTFSLKGNLIPKWDFFITMYYPRSELLKFPQYFGYSLEERIKPRYALAQEHGVILLLNQLLSLSDSQFEEALKKKMKKRLDGQVPDSATDGDHLDSQMGGLKI; from the exons GGAACTTGTCCATACTAAAGCACTTGATGGTGGTGTATCCATTCTTGCCTTGAAGTTGCTTGACAGTCTGAAGAAGCAAGCAAG GACTTATCTTTGTCTTCCTCAACGAGTCTTTATTGGCCGAGCAAAGTCTG CCGAATCCAGTGCAGATGGATCTATTAGTTTTCGAACAGTTCCCTCAGCTCTGCTGATTGCAGAAAAAGAAGAGGCTAAAGCTGTCTTGACCTTGTTCTTGAAAAAGCAAGGTTTGAGCAATGCAATTGCAACAAGGATAACCAACAAGTCAGACCTCTTCATCGACCACCTTGTGTCAAGGCTCCATGCTGTCCATAAGTCCCGATATCTAGTAG GAAGAGAGCTTACCACCCTTGAGATCAGGGATGCTCTTATCCCATACCTTGAATCCTTCCTTGAAGAACATGGAGATTTTCTGGTTACTATGGTTGAAAACTTTCCAGACCCACCTGGGAAAGAAAGGCCTATCAGTGCTGCTTCTCCAAGCAATTCAACTATCGATTCCGTGAAATTAAAGGCTATGGCACAAGTGAGTGACATAAGCCCTGGGGGGCagcttcctccaagagtaatctACCTCTTGGATCTTGGGTTGGAAATGGAACAGATCAAGGGAATGACCCGCAGGTTCCCAGCTTTTGTTCACTACAGCTTAGAGGGGAAAATCAAGCCACTGGTTGAGTTTCTGCTCAACTTTGGTATACCCAAATCGGCCATCCCCACCATCCTTAATAAAAGGCCTCAGTTGTGTGGTATGAGCATCTCTGAAAACCTTATACCTACAATGACCTACTTGGAGAATTTGGGAGTGGACAAAAGCCAGTGGGCAAAGATAATACAACGCTTCCCTGCGCTCCTCACTTATAGCAGGCAGAAGTTGAAGGCAAGCATAGATTTCTTCAAGGAGTTGGGCCTTTCTGGAGAAAGCATAGGGAAGATTCTCACACGCTGCCCACACATCATAAGTTACAGTGTTGAAGAAAATCTACGGCCAACAGCTGAGTACTTCCAGTCAATGGGTGTCGATGTTGCTGTTCTACTGCACCGCTCACCACAGACATTTGGTTTAAGCATTGAGGCCAATTTGAAGCCCGTGACAGAGTTTTTCTTGGAGAGGGGATACAGCATGGGGGATGTCAGAACCATGGTCTCGAGATATGGAGCTCTGTATACTTTCAGCCTTAAAGGGAATTTGATACCAAAATGGGATTTCTTCATAACCATGTATTATCCACGGTCAGAGCTTCTTAAATTCCCTCAGTATTTTGGCTACAGTTTGGAGGAGAGGATTAAACCAAGGTATGCTCTTGCGCAAGAACATGGAGTAATTTTGTTGTTGAACcaacttctctctctttcagaTTCTCAATTTGAAGAagccttgaagaagaaaatgaagaaaaggctTGATGGCCAGGTTCCTGATAGTGCAACAGATGGTGATCATCTTGATTCACAGATGGGAGGACTTAAAATATAG
- the LOC122072291 gene encoding transcription termination factor MTERF5, chloroplastic isoform X2, producing the protein MRSFSSIHCAKPSFLPRRFPSFTRTYLCLPQRVFIGRAKSAESSADGSISFRTVPSALLIAEKEEAKAVLTLFLKKQGLSNAIATRITNKSDLFIDHLVSRLHAVHKSRYLVGRELTTLEIRDALIPYLESFLEEHGDFLVTMVENFPDPPGKERPISAASPSNSTIDSVKLKAMAQVSDISPGGQLPPRVIYLLDLGLEMEQIKGMTRRFPAFVHYSLEGKIKPLVEFLLNFGIPKSAIPTILNKRPQLCGMSISENLIPTMTYLENLGVDKSQWAKIIQRFPALLTYSRQKLKASIDFFKELGLSGESIGKILTRCPHIISYSVEENLRPTAEYFQSMGVDVAVLLHRSPQTFGLSIEANLKPVTEFFLERGYSMGDVRTMVSRYGALYTFSLKGNLIPKWDFFITMYYPRSELLKFPQYFGYSLEERIKPRYALAQEHGVILLLNQLLSLSDSQFEEALKKKMKKRLDGQVPDSATDGDHLDSQMGGLKI; encoded by the exons GACTTATCTTTGTCTTCCTCAACGAGTCTTTATTGGCCGAGCAAAGTCTG CCGAATCCAGTGCAGATGGATCTATTAGTTTTCGAACAGTTCCCTCAGCTCTGCTGATTGCAGAAAAAGAAGAGGCTAAAGCTGTCTTGACCTTGTTCTTGAAAAAGCAAGGTTTGAGCAATGCAATTGCAACAAGGATAACCAACAAGTCAGACCTCTTCATCGACCACCTTGTGTCAAGGCTCCATGCTGTCCATAAGTCCCGATATCTAGTAG GAAGAGAGCTTACCACCCTTGAGATCAGGGATGCTCTTATCCCATACCTTGAATCCTTCCTTGAAGAACATGGAGATTTTCTGGTTACTATGGTTGAAAACTTTCCAGACCCACCTGGGAAAGAAAGGCCTATCAGTGCTGCTTCTCCAAGCAATTCAACTATCGATTCCGTGAAATTAAAGGCTATGGCACAAGTGAGTGACATAAGCCCTGGGGGGCagcttcctccaagagtaatctACCTCTTGGATCTTGGGTTGGAAATGGAACAGATCAAGGGAATGACCCGCAGGTTCCCAGCTTTTGTTCACTACAGCTTAGAGGGGAAAATCAAGCCACTGGTTGAGTTTCTGCTCAACTTTGGTATACCCAAATCGGCCATCCCCACCATCCTTAATAAAAGGCCTCAGTTGTGTGGTATGAGCATCTCTGAAAACCTTATACCTACAATGACCTACTTGGAGAATTTGGGAGTGGACAAAAGCCAGTGGGCAAAGATAATACAACGCTTCCCTGCGCTCCTCACTTATAGCAGGCAGAAGTTGAAGGCAAGCATAGATTTCTTCAAGGAGTTGGGCCTTTCTGGAGAAAGCATAGGGAAGATTCTCACACGCTGCCCACACATCATAAGTTACAGTGTTGAAGAAAATCTACGGCCAACAGCTGAGTACTTCCAGTCAATGGGTGTCGATGTTGCTGTTCTACTGCACCGCTCACCACAGACATTTGGTTTAAGCATTGAGGCCAATTTGAAGCCCGTGACAGAGTTTTTCTTGGAGAGGGGATACAGCATGGGGGATGTCAGAACCATGGTCTCGAGATATGGAGCTCTGTATACTTTCAGCCTTAAAGGGAATTTGATACCAAAATGGGATTTCTTCATAACCATGTATTATCCACGGTCAGAGCTTCTTAAATTCCCTCAGTATTTTGGCTACAGTTTGGAGGAGAGGATTAAACCAAGGTATGCTCTTGCGCAAGAACATGGAGTAATTTTGTTGTTGAACcaacttctctctctttcagaTTCTCAATTTGAAGAagccttgaagaagaaaatgaagaaaaggctTGATGGCCAGGTTCCTGATAGTGCAACAGATGGTGATCATCTTGATTCACAGATGGGAGGACTTAAAATATAG
- the LOC122061670 gene encoding dynamin-2A-like, with amino-acid sequence MEAIEELVQLSESMLQASALLADEDVDENTTSRRTSTFLNVVALGNVGAGKSAVLNSLIGHPVLPTGENGATRAPISIDLQRDNSLSTKAIILQIDNKSQQVSASALRHSLQDRLSKGSSGKSRDEIYLKLRTSTAPPLKLIDLPGLDQRIMDDSMISEYVEHNDAIVLVVVPAAQAAEISSSRALRLAKEFDSESTRTIGVISKIDQAATDQRIIAAVQALLTNQGPRNTSDIPWVALIGQSVSIASAQSGSVASENSLETAWRAESESLKSILTGAPQNKLGRVALVDTLARQIRKRMKIRLPNLLSGLQGKSQVVEDELFRLGEQMAHSAEGTRAIALELCREFEDKFLQHIAHGEGAGWKVVASFEGNFPNRIKQLPLDKHFDINNVKRIVLEADGYQPYLISPEKGLRSLIKGVLELAKEPSRLCVDEVHRVLVDIVSAAANATPGLGRYPPFKREVVAIASTALDGFKNEAKKMVVALVDMERAFVPPQHFIRLVQRRMDRQRREEEVKNRSSKKGQEAEQAILNRATSPQTGVQQSGGSLKSMKEKPEKSEKTEKSEKDGQETSALKTAGPGGEITAGFLLKKSAKTNGWSRRWFVLNEKSGKLGYTKKQEERHFRGVITLEECNIEEVSDEEESSSKSSKDKKSNGPDKAPSLVFKITSKVPYKTVMKAHSAVLLKAESTADKTEWMNKIGNVIQPSRGLGKGESGLPIRQSLSDGSLDTMVRRPADPEEELRWMSQEVRGYVEAVLNSLAANVPKAVVLCQVEKAKEDMLNQLYSSISAQSTVRIEELLLEDQNVKRRRERYQKQSAILSKLTRQLSVHDNRAAAASSWSNGGGAESSPRAGGSGGDEWRSAFDAAANGSVDRSSSYGDSRYGSNGHSRRYSDPAQNGDASSGSNSGSRRTPNRLPPAPPQSSSGYKY; translated from the exons GGTGCTGGTAAATCTGCAGTTTTGAACAGTTTAATTGGACATCCTGTTCTG CCCACAGGTGAAAATGGTGCAACACGGGCTCCTATCAGTATTGATCTGCAGAGGGATAATTCCTTAAGCACCAAAGCTATCATCTTACAAATTGATAATAAATCTCAGCAAGTTTCTGCAA GTGCTCTTCGGCATTCTCTACAAGACAGGTTGAGCAAGGGTTCGTCTGGCAAGAGCCGTGATGAAATATACTTAAAACTGCGTACTAGCACAG CTCCGCCGTTGAAATTGATTGACTTGCCTGGATTGGATCAACGGATTATGGATGATTCAATG atCAGTGAGTATGTGGAACACAATGATGCGATTGTGCTAGTTGTTGTACCAGCTGCACAGGCAGCTGAAATTTCCTCATCTCGTGCACTCAGACTGGCTAAAGAGTTTGACTCTGAAA GTACTAGAACTATCGGTGTTATCAGTAAAATAGATCAGGCAGCTACAGACCAGAGAATAATTGCTGCTGTTCAAGCCCTGCTGACAAACCAGGGGCCCCGTAATACATCTGATATTCCATGGGTTGCTTTAATTGGTCAGTCTGTCTCCATAGCTTCTGCGCAGTCTGGATCTGTTGCCTCTGAGAACTCTTTAGAAACTGCTTGGCGTGCTGAGAGTGAGAGTCTCAAATCTATTCTTACTGGGGCCCCTCAAAATAAACTTGGCAGAGTTGCTTTAGTGGACACCCTTGCTCGCCAGATTCGTAAGCGTATGAAAATCAGACTACCTAATCTGCTATCTGG GCTTCAGGGTAAGTCTCAAGTGGTGGAGGATGAGTTGTTTAGGCTTGGTGAGCAAATGGCTCATAGTGCCGAAGGAACAAGAGCTATTGCTTTGGAGCTTTGCCGTGAATTTGAGGATAAATTTCTCCAGCATATTGCTCACGGTGAG GGTGCTGGCTGGAAAGTTGTTGCAAGTTTTGAGGGAAACTTCCCTAACAGGATCAAGCAGCTCCCCTTAGACAAACATTTTGACATCAACAACGTGAAAAGG ATTGTGCTAGAAGCTGATGGTTATCAACCATATCTTATATCACCTGAAAAAGGTTTACGGTCTTTAATAAAGGGTGTCCTAGAGTTGGCAAAAGAACCATCACGTCTCTGTGTTGATGAG GTCCACCGAGTTCTAGTAGATATAGTTTCTGCTGCAGCGAATGCTACACCAGGTCTTGGAAGATATCCCCCTTTTAAGCGAGAG GTTGTGGCAATTGCAAGTACTGCATTGGATGGGTTTAAGAATGAGGCAAAGAAAATGGTAGTTGCATTAGTTGATATGGAGCGTGCTTTCGTTCCTCCTCAACACTTCATCCGTCTGGTGCAGAGGAG GATGGATAGGCAGCGACGTGAGGAAGAGGTGAAGAATCGATCATCAAAGAAAGGGCAAGAGGCTGAGCAAGCCATACTAAACAGG GCAACTAGTCCTCAAACAGGAGTTCAACAATCTGGGGGAAGCTTGAAATCAATGAAAGAAAAGCCTGAGAAGTCCGAAAAAACTGAAAAATCAGAGAAGGATGGACAAGAGACATCTGCTCTGAAGACTGCCGGACCTGGTGGGGAGATAACAGCAG GCTTTTTATTGAAGAAAAGTGCAAAAACTAATGGCTGGAGCAGACGATGGTTTGTTTTGAATGAGAAAAGTGGCAAG CTTGGATAcacaaaaaagcaagaggaaaGACATTTCCGTGGTGTCATCACCTTGGAG GAATGTAATATAGAAGAGGtttcagatgaagaagaatcTTCATCAAAAAGCTccaaggataaaaagtcaaatgGACCAGATAAAGCACCTAGCCTTGTGTTCAAGATAACTAGCAAGGTTCCATATAAGACTGTTATGAAAG CTCACAGTGCTGTCTTATTAAAGGCTGAAAGCACTGCTGATAAGACTGAGTGGATGAACAAAATAGGAAATGTCATACAGCCCTCCAGGGGTCTGGGCAAGGGGGAATCTGGTCTACCCATTCGACAAAGTCTTTCTGATGGTTCTCTT GACACAATGGTCAGAAGACCAGCTGATCCAGAAGAAGAGCTCCGGTGGATGTCTCAGGAAGTACGTGGTTATGTAGAAGCAGTTCTGAATAGTCTAGCTGCTAATGTTCCTAAA GCAGTAGTTCTTTGCCAAGTGGAGAAAGCGAAAGAAGACATGCTTAATCAATTATACAGCTCTATCAG TGCCCAAAGCACTGTGAGGATTGAAGAACTTCTCCTGGAGGACCAGAATGTGAAGCGTAGGAGGGAGCGCTATCAGAAACAGTCCGCTATTCTTTCAAAACTCACACGTCAGCTTAGTGTCCATGACAATCGAGCAGCTGCTGCTTCCAGCTGGTCCAATGGTGGTGGAGCAG AGAGCAGCCCTAGAGCTGGTGGTTCGGGAGGTGATGAATGGAGGTCGGCATTTGATGCCGCAGCAAATGGATCGGTTGACCGCTCCAGTTCATATGGTGATTCTAGGTATGGATCCAATGGTCACAGCCGGCGGTACAGTGACCCAGCCCAGAATGGTGATGCAAGCTCAGGCTCAAACTCTGGCAGCCGTCGGACTCCGAATCGGTTGCCACCTGCACCACCACAGTCTAGTTCAGGATATAAATATTAG